A single bacterium DNA region contains:
- a CDS encoding EamA family transporter, translating to MKSAGFIYSLVTALIWASAAICDKIAMTKASPIVAVTVRSFTVSVFAFSLLLYSKKTTQPFTLDLKTIFFIALAGILAGLIGQWTYFKALQNWEASRVVPVAGSYPLFAFIFSTILLSEPVTIKKISGTILVILGVILLS from the coding sequence ATGAAATCAGCCGGTTTTATATATTCCCTGGTTACCGCGCTTATCTGGGCATCAGCGGCAATCTGTGATAAAATAGCAATGACAAAGGCGTCACCGATTGTTGCTGTTACTGTACGAAGTTTTACAGTCAGCGTTTTCGCTTTTTCCCTTTTACTTTACAGCAAAAAAACCACACAGCCTTTCACCCTTGATTTAAAAACTATTTTCTTCATCGCGCTGGCGGGAATATTAGCCGGGCTTATCGGCCAGTGGACATATTTCAAGGCACTTCAAAACTGGGAGGCATCAAGGGTCGTGCCGGTAGCCGGAAGTTATCCGCTTTTCGCTTTTATTTTCTCGACAATTCTTCTAAGCGAGCCCGTGACAATCAAAAAAATATCAGGTACAATACTCGTAATACTCGGTGTTATTTTACTTTCATAG